GTCGATGACGACCCGGATGGCGTGGGCTGCCTCGGGGGCGGGCAAGAACCCCTCTGTCTTGGCGAACGTCAGCGCGGCCTCGAAGGTCGGGTTCTGGTGGACGGCCACCGCCTCGATGACCTTCGCGTCGTAGAGAGCACACACCAGCGGCGCCATCCCGTGATACCGGAGCCCGCCGGCGTGGATCGGGGCCGGGATGAACGAGTGGCCCAGCGTGTACATCTTGACCAGCGGGGTCATCTGCCCGGTGTCGCCGAAGTCATAGACGTACTCGCCCTTGGTGAGGCTCGGGCAGGCCTGGGGCTCCACGGCGATCACGCGGAGGTCGCCGCGCTTCCCGCCGAGCTTCTCCTGGAGGAAGGGGAACGTGAAGCCCGCGAAGTTCGACCCGCCGCCGATGCAGCCGATGAGGACATCCGGCCGGTCGCCGGCCATCTCGAGCTGCTTCTGGGCCTCGAGACCGATGACGGTCTGGTGCGTGAGGACGTGGTTCAACACCGAGCCGAGCGAGTACTTGGTGTCCTCGCGCTGGGCGGCCTCCTCCACCGCCTCCGAGATGGCCATGCCGAGGCTGCCCGGCGACTGCGGATCCTTGGCCAGCATCTCCCGGCCGGCGTGGGTGTCGGTGGAGGGGCTCGGCAGAACCTTGGCCCCCCACGACTCCATCATGATGCGCCGGTAGGGCTTCTGCTCGTAGGAGACGCGGACCATGTAGACCTTGCACTCGAGCCCGAAAGCCTGGCTGGCGAAGGCCAGCGCCGAGCCCCACTGACCGGCGCCCGTCTCGGTCGTGAGTCGCCGGACGCCCTCCTGCTTGTTGTAGTAGGCCTGGGCGACGGCGGTGTTCGGCTTGTGGCTCCCGGCCGGCGAGACGCCTTCCCACTTGTAGTAGATGCGGGCCGGGGTATCGAGCGCCTTCTCGAGCCGGTGGGCGCGGTAGAGCGGGGTCGGCCGCCACTGGCGCCACACGTCCCGGACCGGCTCCGGGATCTCGATCCAGCGCTCCTGGCTCACCTCCTGCTTGATCAGCTCCATCGGGAAGAGCGGAGCCAGATCCGC
The Candidatus Methylomirabilota bacterium genome window above contains:
- a CDS encoding TrpB-like pyridoxal phosphate-dependent enzyme; protein product: MAQTKFVLDEKDLPTRWYNIQADLREPLPPVIHPGTLQPIGPADLAPLFPMELIKQEVSQERWIEIPEPVRDVWRQWRPTPLYRAHRLEKALDTPARIYYKWEGVSPAGSHKPNTAVAQAYYNKQEGVRRLTTETGAGQWGSALAFASQAFGLECKVYMVRVSYEQKPYRRIMMESWGAKVLPSPSTDTHAGREMLAKDPQSPGSLGMAISEAVEEAAQREDTKYSLGSVLNHVLTHQTVIGLEAQKQLEMAGDRPDVLIGCIGGGSNFAGFTFPFLQEKLGGKRGDLRVIAVEPQACPSLTKGEYVYDFGDTGQMTPLVKMYTLGHSFIPAPIHAGGLRYHGMAPLVCALYDAKVIEAVAVHQNPTFEAALTFAKTEGFLPAPEAAHAIRVVIDEALRCKQAGQRKVIAFNFCGHGYFDLSAYERYMAGKLEDFEYPVEKVKEALSGLPKVTA